Proteins encoded within one genomic window of Humulus lupulus chromosome 1, drHumLupu1.1, whole genome shotgun sequence:
- the LOC133822521 gene encoding uncharacterized protein LOC133822521, which translates to MELMVNKFMDWDYYFSPVTEGRILIIWRKIFVKVIVLEETNQYIHCYVKMAGQRHPFSATFIYGLNTMEEQKILWQRLPKLSLPATSWVILGDFNTLFTAKDINGGKPVSKSELLDSSQWLAGNQMDSLKSTGSFFTWTNNQDGSARIYSKIDHVFANEDWLDFFPNTTAIFSWEMVSDHCSCTISILAMENLGVKLFRFYNFWTDHNDFKEVALTSWRKPINGTCLKAIYLKTMRLKHKLKRFNRDHIGDIGVQFQMAKDQYQAALFHVRQHPRDLTLQEKAKAAAEAFTTQEKMYHSFLAQRSKLTWLRKGDMNTAYFHACLKKRKEENRIATYITEQGRVVDNFPEVVSHFLDHFRSFMGSPSSATKKINLHCVEMGSKLSIDQ; encoded by the coding sequence ATGGAGTTGATGGTTAATAAGTTTATGGACTGGGATTATTATTTCAGTCCTGTTACTGAAGGTAGAATATTGATCATATGGAGAAAGATATTTGTCAAGGTTATTGTTCTTGAGGAGACAAATCAATATATCCACTGTTATGTTAAAATGGCTGGTCAGAGACATCCATTTAGTGCTACATTTATTTATGGGCTCAATACTATGGAGGAACAGAAGATTTTATGGCAAAGATTACCTAAGCTTTCTCTTCCAGCCACTTCTTGGGTTATCTTGGGAGATTTTAATACATTATTTACTGCTAAGGATATAAATGGAGGTAAACCTGTGTCCAAATCAGAATTGTTAGATTCTTCTCAGTGGCTTGCTGGGAATCAAATGGATTCACTTAAAAGTACTGGTTCTTTCTTTACTTGGACAAATAATCAAGATGGGTCAGCTCGTATATACTCTAAAATAGACCATGTCTTTGCTAACGAGGATTGGCTGGACTTTTTTCCTAATACAACAGCTATTTTTAGTTGGGAAATGGTTTCAGATCATTGCTCTTGTACTATTTCTATTCTGGCCATGGAAAATTTGGGAGTTAAGTTGTTTCGATTTTATAACTTTTGGACTGATCATAATGATTTTAAAGAGGTGGCTTTGACTAGTTGGAGGAAGCCAATTAATGGGACTTGTTTGAAGGCTATCTATCTAAAGACAATGCGGCTGAAACATAAGTTGAAGAGATTTAATAGGGACCATATTGGAGACATAGGAGTGCAATTTCAGATGGCAAAAGATCAATACCAGGCAGCTCTATTCCACGTGCGGCAACATCCCCGAGACCTTACTCTTCAAGAAAAAGCCAAGGCTGCTGCTGAAGCTTTCACAACTCAGGAGAAAATGTATCATAGCTTCTTGGCTCAAAGAAGCAAACTTACTTGGTTAAGGAAGGGTGACATGAATACTGCTTATTTTCATGCTTGTTTAAAAAAACGCAAGGAAGAGAATAGAATAGCTACTTACATAACTGAACAAGGTAGGGTGGTTGATAACTTTCCTGAAGTGGTTTCTCATTTTCTAGATCACTTTAGAAGTTTTATGGGTAGTCCTAGTTCAGCTACTAAGAAGATAAATCTGCATTGTGTGGAGATGGGATCCAAACTTTCAATTGACCAGTAG
- the LOC133822529 gene encoding uncharacterized protein LOC133822529, whose protein sequence is MEYLTRSLQLAAQDSVFRFYPMCKSLKLLSLCFADYLILICKGSLSDVRVLKDALGEFSSAIGLHINASKSHVFFGGVSAAEIQLTKGTFPLKYVGVPMRPTKWKHEDCDIIIQKFKMRLHTWASRHLSFAGRIQLIHSVLFGLQNYWMSIFVLPQSIIKEVEKLCRGFLWGVNGNRSKIHMASWTKVCLPKAYGGLGFRNGSVWN, encoded by the coding sequence atGGAATATCTTACTCGGAGTCTTCAATTGGCAGCTCAAGATTCTGTTTTTAGGTTTTACCCTATGTGTAAAAGTCTTAAACTTCTTAGTTTATGTTTTGCTGATTATCTGATTTTAATTTGTAAAGGATCTCTTTCTGATGTTCGAGTGCTCAAGGATGCTCTAGGGGAGTTTAGTTCTGCTATAGGGCTCCATATTAATGCTAGCAAATCTCATGTATTCTTTGGGGGAGTTTCTGCTGCTGAGATACAACTTACAAAAGGGACATTTCCTCTTAAATATGTAGGTGTTCCTATGAGACCAACTAAATGGAAGCATGAAGACTGTGACATTATCATCCAAAAATTCAAAATGCGGTTACATACATGGGCAAGTAGACATTTATCCTTTGCTGGCAGAATCCAACTCATTCATTCAGTTCTCTTTGGGCTGCAGAACTACTGGATGAGCATTTTTGTGCTTCCCCAAAGTATTATTAAGGAAGTTGAAAAACTTTGTCGTGGCTTTCTCTGGGGAGTTAATGGTAATAGAAGCAAGATTCACATGGCATCTTGGACGAAGGTTTGTCTTCCTAAAGCTTATGGAGGTCTTGGGTTCAGAAATGGTTCAGTTTGGAACTGA